The following proteins come from a genomic window of Phacochoerus africanus isolate WHEZ1 chromosome 9, ROS_Pafr_v1, whole genome shotgun sequence:
- the PSMA4 gene encoding proteasome subunit alpha type-4 codes for MSRRYDSRTTIFSPEGRLYQVEYAMEAIGHAGTCLGILANDGVLLAAERRNIHKLLDEVFFSEKIYKLNEDMACSVAGITSDANVLTNELRLIAQRYLLQYQEPIPCEQLVTALCDIKQAYTQFGGKRPFGVSLLYIGWDKHYGFQLYQSDPSGNYGGWKATCIGNNSAAAVSMLKQDYKEGEMTLKSALALAIKVLNKTMDVSKLSAEKVEIATLTRENGKTVIRVLKQKEVEQLIKKHEEEEAKAEREKKEKEQKEKDK; via the exons ATG tCTCGAAGATATGATTCCAGGACCACTATATTTTCTCCAGaag GTCGCTTGTACCAAGTTGAATATGCCATGGAAGCTATTGGACATGCAGGCACCTGTTTGGGAATTTTAGCAAATGATGGTGTTTTGCTTGCAGCAGAGAGGCGCAACATCCACAAGCTTCTTGatgaagtctttttttctgaaaaaatttaTAAACTGAATGA GGATATGGCCTGCAGTGTGGCAGGTATAACTTCTGATGCTAATGTTCTGACTAATGAACTGAGGCTCATCGCTCAAAG GTATTTATTACAGTATCAGGAACCAATTCCTTGTGAGCAGTTGGTCACAGCACTGTGTGATATCAAACAAGCTTATACACAGTTTGGAG GAAAACGTCCTTTTGGTGTTTCGTTGCTTTACATTGGCTGGGATAAACACTATGGCTTTCAGCTCTATCAGAGTGACCCTAGTGGAAACTATGGTGGATGGAAAGCCACATGCATTGGAAATAATAGCGCT GCAGCTGTGTCAATGCTGAAACAAGACTACAAAGAAGGAGAAATGACTCTGAAGTCAGCACTTGCTTTAGCTATCAAAGTCCTAAATAAGACCATGGATGTTAGTAAGCTTTCTGCTGAAAAAG TGGAAATTGCCACACTAACGAGAGAGAATGGAAAGACAGTCATCAGAGTTCTCAAACAAAAGGAAGTGGAGCAGTTGATCAAAAAACATGAGGAGGAAGAAGCTAAAGCTGAGcgtgagaagaaagaaaaagaacagaaagaaaaggataaatag